A window of the Cicer arietinum cultivar CDC Frontier isolate Library 1 chromosome 6, Cicar.CDCFrontier_v2.0, whole genome shotgun sequence genome harbors these coding sequences:
- the LOC101491162 gene encoding heat shock 70 kDa protein 15-like, with product MSVVGFDFGNESCIVAVARQRGIDVVLNDESKRETPAIVCFGEKQRFIGTAGAASTMMNPKNSISQIKRLIGKQFSDPEVQGDLKSLPFSVTEGPDGYPLIHARYLGEVKTFTPTQVFAMMLSNLKEIAQKNLNAGVNDCCIGIPVYFTDVQRRAVLDAATIAGLHPLRLIHETTATALAYGIYKTDLPENDQLNVAFVDIGHASMQVCIAGFKKGQLKVLAHSYDRSLGGRDFDEVLFHHFAGKFKEEYKIDVLQNARACLRLRAACEKMKKMLSANPVVPLNIECLMDEKDVKGIMKREEFEELSLPILERVKGPLENALAEAGLSVDDVHMVEVVGSGSRVPAINKILTEFFKKEPRRTMNASECVAKGCALECAILSPTFKVREFQVNDSFPFSISLSWKGSGPDAQDSGSDNKQSSLVFPKGNPIPSIKALTFYRSGTFSIDVQYGDVSGLQKPSRISTYTIGPFETKQNEKAKVKVKARLNVHGIVSVDLATLLEEEEVEVSVSKESARETTKINADEAPADASAPPTSNNSDGDVNMQDAKASADTPVVENGVPETGEKPVQMDVDETKAPKKKVKKTNVPIAELVYGAMAPVDVQKAVEKEFEMALQDRVMEETKDKKNAVEAYVYETRNKLNDKYHDFVTASEREDLTAKLQEVEDWLYEEGEDETKGVYIAKLEELKKQGDPIEERYKEFTERGTIIEQFIYCINSYREAAMSVDPKFDHIDINEKQKVLNECVEAENWLREKKQQQDSLPKYANPVLLVADIRKKAEAVDRICKPIMTKPRPAKPAAPQAPPTPASPSAEQQQQSQSDASASTNENAAGEDVSQATEPMETDKSQNAGSA from the exons ATGAGCGTGGTGGGTTTTGATTTTGGTAACGAGAGTTGCATTGTTGCGGTTGCTAGACAGAGAGGTATTGATGTTGTGTTAAACGATGAATCGAAAAGGGAAACACCTGCTATTGTGTGTTTCGGTGAAAAGCAGCGTTTTATTGGTACTGCTGGTGCTGCTTCCACTATGATGAACCCTAAGAATTCAATCTCGCAGATTAAGAGACTTATTGGAAAGCAATTCTCTGATCCCGAAGTGCAGGGTGATCTTAAGTCTTTGCCTTTTAGTGTCACTGAAGGACCTGATGGATACCCTTTGATTCATGCTCGTTACTTGGGGGAAGTTAAAACGTTTACGCCTACTCAAGTGTTTGCGATGATGCTGTCGAATCTTAAAGAGATAGCCCAGAAAAATCTCAATGCGGGGGTTAACGATTGTTGCATTGGGATTCCGGTTTATTTCACTGATGTTCAGAGAAGGGCTGTTTTGGATGCTGCAACTATTGCTGGTTTGCACCCGCTTCGGTTGATTCATGAAACTACTGCGACTGCGTTGGCTTATGGGATTTATAAAACGGATCTTCCTGAAAATGATCAGCTGAATGTGGCCTTTGTTGACATTGGGCATGCTAGTATGCAGGTTTGCATTGCTGGCTTCAAAAAGGGGCAGCTGAAAGTGTTGGCTCATTCGTACGATAGGTCTCTTGGTGGTAGGGATTTTGATGAGGTTTTGTTCCATCATTTTGCTGGGAAGTTTAAGGAGGAGTACAAAATTGACGTGCTTCAGAATGCTAGGGCTTGTTTGAGGCTTAGGGCTGCTTgtgagaagatgaagaagatgcTTAGTGCAAATCCGGTGGTGCCCCTAAACATTGAGTGCTTGATGGATGAGAAGGACGTAAAGGGTATCATGAAGCGTGAAGAGTTTGAGGAACTGAGTCTTCCAATTTTGGAGCGTGTCAAAGGACCTTTGGAGAATGCACTTGCAGAAGCTGGGCTCTCAGTTGATGATGTACACATGGTTGAGGTCGTTGGTTCTGGCTCTCGTGTACCGGccattaacaaaatattgactGAGTTTTTCAAGAAGGAGCCTAGGCGGACAATGAACGCCAGTGAATGTGTTGCTAAAGGGTGTGCATTGGAATGTGCTATTCTTAGTCCAACATTCAAAGTGCGAGAATTTCAG GTCAACGATAGCTTTCCTTTCTCAATTTCTCTTTCGTGGAAAGGATCTGGTCCAGATGCACAGGATAGTGGGTCGGATAATAAGCAGAGTTCCCTTGTTTTTCCCAAGGGTAATCCCATTCCCAGTATCAAGGCACTGACTTTCTATAGGTCAGGAACATTTTCCATTGATGTACAATATGGTGATGTGAGTGGGCTGCAAAAACCTTCTAGGATCAGCACGTATACT ATTGGTCCTTTTGAAACCAAACAAAACGAAAAGGCAAAGGTGAAAGTTAAAGCTCGTTTGAATGTGCATGGAATTGTATCTGTTGACTTGGCAACT CTcctggaagaagaagaagtcgAGGTTTCAGTTTCCAAAGAATCAGCAAGAGAAACTACTAAGATAAATGCTGATGAAGCTCCTGCTGATGCTTCTGCACCTCCGACCTCCAATAACAGTGATGGTGATGTTAATATGCAAGATGCAAAGGCTAGTGCTGATACCCCTGTGGTTGAAAATGGTGTCCCTGAGACTGGAGAAAAGCCTGTACAGATGGATGTTGATGAGACCAAG GCTCCAAAGAAGAAGGTTAAGAAAACAAATGTTCCTATAGCAGAGTTAGTTTATGGAGCAATGGCACCTGTGGATGTCCAGAAAGCAGTAGAGAAGGAGTTTGAAATGGCTTTGCAAGATCGTGTGATGGAAGAAACTAAGGACAAGAAAAATGCTGTTGAGGCTTATGTTTATGAAACAAGAAACAAG CTCAATGACAAATACCATGACTTTGTCACTGCTTCGGAGAGGGAAGATCTCACTGCTAAGCTTCAAGAGGTGGAAGATTGGCTATATGAGGAGGGTGAAGATGAAACTAAAGGTGTATACATTGCCAAACTTGAAGAGCTGAAAAAG CAAGGTGACCCCATTGAAGAGCGTTACAAAGAATTCACGGAGAGGGGTACAATAATTGAACAGTTCATCTATTGTATAAATAGTTACAGAGAAGCTGCAATGTCAGTTGATCCCAAATTTGATCACATTGACATCAATGAGAAACAGAAG GTCTTAAATGAATGTGTTGAAGCTGAGAACTGGCTTAGGGAAAAGAAGCAGCAGCAAGACTCACTTCCAAAATATGCCAACCCTGTACTCTTGGTAGCTGATATAAGAAAGAAAGCTGAGGCTGTGGATAG GATATGCAAGCCGATTATGACAAAACCAAGGCCAGCCAAGCCAGCTGCTCCACAAGCACCACCAACCCCAGCTTCTCCCAGTGCTGAGCAACAGCAGCAATCTCAGTCAGACGCTAGTGCCAGCACAAATGAGAACGCAGCTGGCGAAGATGTTAGTCAGGCCACTGAACCAATGGAAACTGATAAGTCACAGAATGCCGGTTCTGCTTAA